The Mauremys reevesii isolate NIE-2019 unplaced genomic scaffold, ASM1616193v1 Contig146, whole genome shotgun sequence region gctaaacagagctctgcttgagtgtgtgcgtgagtgcatgtgtgtgtgtggagagacacaggattcactgctcttgctagttctggcttccagatcatgagctatccagacagaggtgcaagctgtAACTTCTGCCTGACTGAAGTTCCTTAAggatgggaatgagtggaagatcaggtccagtggagctcttcttcaccccacttcccacccggccccagtgCGCTCTCCCCTTACGCAGGGAGTGAGTTGGGCATCAGGCACAGCTGTGCACTGGTGGAGGATTCCCCTCTTCAGGGTGAATCCCCCACTGGGTATCAATGGCTGCTGTAAAGCCATCCTGCTCTGCTTACACAGTGCAAAATGGCCCAGGAGCCCGTAGCATCCTGCCCCACAGTGTTTCTAAGTGTGTTCTAAGAAGGCGGAGAGCAGCCGATTAtctgtcttccttctcttctggcctttctctgcagcacttaAGTGTATCCGTTTTGTGAGAATGACCCTGTATGACATGGACTGCATGCTGGAGTTAGTCAACGACAGCAGGatgagacaagcattttgtggTGGTAAGTGCCAGAACTTGCTATAGGTGCCCAAAATGGATACTTAGGGGGTTTTGGTACAATTGAAGTGACTGACCAAGTTTGCAAACAGgccctgcactgtgctccctgccctgggtTGCACCAGGTACTGTGTTCCTTGGCTCCCATGGCACTCAGTGAAGTTGAGAGTGCTCTGTACTTTGCAGGGAGCGctgagcatttgtaagttcaggccctttatgactcatggatataatttaaaataaacagacacaaaggctgaagctgcccatctgccagcagtctcctgggggaggaggtgaaggagcagatttcaatactgtacatttaaatcCCATTTCCAACTTCTTCACCCATTCTCTCCTTAGTTTCTTTATCATCATctcctttcaccctctttctctgtcttctcttcctctccacttctctcttcctttgcttttcaggtgatgctcagtaaggggttaatcctgtgcctttgaggtaaatgggaattttgccatcaacttcatagagaacaggattgggccctaattcttcttagaaaggacactagatacacctacctttagggcaaagtgctccccactatgttcaaatcccagtaaagccaatggcagttaggggcactcaacatctttcagacaaactgtaactcaggatgaaatcatacagtgttagggttaaataaacaataactgcagAGGACACGAGTCATTTACAGGAgagcttgctgaaatattttgatttttaattatattttccataatttccccccccaaatttgatgaaaaacaaacctgaaaaatGTCCATGACAATTTTGATCAGGAAGTGTGCGTCCAGTGTTTTGGAGCATCTAAAGAGGTGACTGaatttttcagatatttgaaaaatagaaatgattttacactttgcaattttgaaagaaaaaacaactatccgtaaagatttttaatttaatttaaactgcttttcaaccagctctaattaagaggtaaaaggaaggagaaagatTTGTCTTCAAATGATGGTAATTGAAATAAGATTGAGAGATCTGCAAActaaaaagccttttgagaaacaagacacggaatgtgggggaagagaaatagctcaAAATTGATGTTGGATTTCAGCGTCTATTCCTGAACTAAGCAGTAGCTGCCATGGAATTGTAGTAAACTTTAGGCCTGGGTGTGTTCACTGATAAAGCAACTTCTCCTTGTTACCAATATGTCCTTTTCAcattgcctgtcttctctccttccatgcagttctggaaaaatggtcaaGAGCAGTAAATTTCTATTTCACCAACTGGGAAAAGTGCTCATTCCGCAGAATGGATGCATCGCAATTCTGCGATCAATTCTTCCTATTTATGCTCATGTGACCAGCAACTGGCTGACCTGTGAGGAGCGGAGGTGAGAATTGCTGGCTTTCTAAACCTTTAGCAGAAATTGTAACATTAAATTCTATGTGTCTGGCACTCATTGTGATGATGACATTTAATGGTAGGTCCTTTTGGATGGAACAGAGTGTCATGTAAAACATCTAAAATccaaacatttataatgtcaccacaaCGTGGAAATTCTGTCTGTCACAGTGTACATGGATTCTAGTTTTATGCACCTAACGTGCAGATGAGCAGCGGGATAGTGGGCTAAATTAATTCCTccattcagccccagtggagttccagcagggatgagttggcctagAATGCATA contains the following coding sequences:
- the LOC120393094 gene encoding maestro heat-like repeat-containing protein family member 2B, which gives rise to MRETRQVTNELKVAASNTLVTLARCYFNDVMSELRCHLNLPEEFILVTLGNLSSAYALKCIRFVRMTLYDMDCMLELVNDSRMRQAFCGVLEKWSRAVNFYFTNWEKCSFRRMDASQFCDQFFLFMLM